The Desulfobacterales bacterium sequence TGCTGCCGGCGACAATTACCGGCTGATCTCCGGTTACATTATACAGCCGTCTCATCCGGACAGTGACCGACGCATCACATTCACCAGGGTGAAAATCAAATTTTGAATTCCCGCCGACAGTTATCTTTTGGCGCCGGGCACCGATTCGCTTCACTCTTTCGGCATCTGCCGCACTGATCATGCTGAAAGCGTCCACACATTCGAGGGTCTCTTTGACAAGGGGCTTTATCTTTAAATAATTTTTGATGGTCCGGGCCGATACCCTGCCGTTTACGATGGCCGTCTGAATTCCCCTCCGGTGAGCCTCGACCAGCAGATTCGGCCAGATTTCCGTTTCCAGAATTACCAGTGCATCCGGTGCTATGGCCGAAAACGCCCTGCGGACCGCACCGATATAGTCGACAGGCGCATAAACGATTGAAACATTGGCCGGAAAAACCTCCCGGGCAAGAACCTGCCCCCGGCTTGTAGTGGTCGACAAAACAAACGCGGCATCGGGCATCATCGTTTCAAGCGCTTCGATAATCGGAACCGCTGCCTTTACCTCACCAACGGAAACGGCATGAATCCAGAGATTCGGTGTGCCGGCACGACGGGACGGCAGTCCGGGGGGATAATACCCCAACCGTTGGCGGATCTCATCTTCCCGGCGGCCTGTCTGCCGGACATATCCCCAGAAAAAAGGAAAACCGGCCAGAAACAGACCGGAGGTGATATATTTATATATCGGGTAGGCAATATTCATAATACAACGGATGTCTCAACTCAACGACGGTTCAATTCGATAAATTTATTCCCTTTTATTCTGAGAAGATACAGCTGTTTAACGGCTTCTCCACTTTGGT is a genomic window containing:
- a CDS encoding 3-deoxy-D-manno-octulosonic acid transferase: MNIAYPIYKYITSGLFLAGFPFFWGYVRQTGRREDEIRQRLGYYPPGLPSRRAGTPNLWIHAVSVGEVKAAVPIIEALETMMPDAAFVLSTTTSRGQVLAREVFPANVSIVYAPVDYIGAVRRAFSAIAPDALVILETEIWPNLLVEAHRRGIQTAIVNGRVSARTIKNYLKIKPLVKETLECVDAFSMISAADAERVKRIGARRQKITVGGNSKFDFHPGECDASVTVRMRRLYNVTGDQPVIVAGSTRRSEERIVLDAFAKICQFFPDTLCIIAPRHIERVNLIADMVKDHGISYQFSSDLDGNGAMRNAPVVIIDTIGELQNTYSIAAITFCGGSLVPLGGQNVLEPARWAKPVLYGPSMEDFLDAKNLLEKSGGGIPVADGNELTEKLLFYLSHPEKAAHAGQMARRAVMQNRGASQRHARVIYELLNR